One Nematostella vectensis chromosome 10, jaNemVect1.1, whole genome shotgun sequence genomic window carries:
- the LOC5502826 gene encoding melatonin-related receptor-like, giving the protein MDETQNLTQRFAERCFEIIITETTLSLGIGLFALVLNIFTLYTACKKLRVQSLPHMYIASYCIADLLFLSLVMPFSLIALILSEWDTPPVTCEIQGFAVITLGALTALLMTLTAIDRFFAMTSPGIYARLFKAKVVMVLLVLVWLMAGAVPLPYFLEGKLRFHPGYAFCKADVNIKNYLTASVLQLALVVLPLLVVMICLCKTKLRMIRRTRQQPGEIQTLELCGNELETTRMFAGIILGILVCCLPMFICDLVVAFLGRFTLPRSAYMFSSFCVASIAWVRPLVVILCDEDYKHEIQALLPCCKPPESQRHLPMRTPSTRSEFDSGAYQMFPLPHLRSTKFVRYTDQGLGVMDVWENQSVA; this is encoded by the coding sequence ATGGACGAAACACAAAACTTGACTCAACGATTCGCCGAACGCTGCTTTGAGATTATCATCACAGAGACAACACTGAGTCTTGGCATAGGTCTCTTCGCTCTTGTGCTAAACATCTTCACCTTGTATACCGCTTGCAAGAAGCTTCGAGTCCAGAGTCTCCCACACATGTATATTGCGAGCTACTGCATCGCAGATTTGCTCTTCCTGTCCCTCGTCATGCCGTTCTCGCTGATCGCTTTGATCCTGAGCGAGTGGGATACTCCGCCAGTGACGTGTGAGATCCAGGGCTTTGCGGTCATCACTCTTGGCGCACTCACGGCCTTACTGATGACCCTGACTGCTATTGATCGCTTCTTCGCTATGACTAGCCCTGGTATCTACGCGCGTTTATTCAAAGCTAAGGTAGTAATGGTGCTACTCGTGTTGGTCTGGCTGATGGCCGGGGCCGTTCCGCTACCATACTTCTTAGAAGGAAAACTCCGCTTCCATCCAGGTTACGCCTTCTGCAAGGCCGATGTCAACATCAAGAACTACTTGACCGCTTCTGTTCTCCAACTTGCACTAGTTGTACTGCCGCTTCTAGTCGTAATGATTTGTCTTTGTAAGACCAAGCTACGAATGATTCGCCGCACACGGCAGCAACCTGGAGAAATACAGACGCTCGAGCTATGCGGGAACGAGCTGGAAACCACGCGCATGTTCGCGGGCATCATCCTCGGCATCCTGGTCTGTTGTCTGCCCATGTTCATATGTGACCTTGTGGTGGCGTTCCTGGGACGCTTCACGCTCCCCCGGTCTGCCTACATGTTCTCTTCCTTTTGCGTGGCGTCCATCGCTTGGGTTAGACCACTCGTCGTGATACTCTGCGATGAGGATTATAAGCATGAGATACAAGCGCTCTTACCGTGCTGTAAACCGCCCGAATCTCAACGCCATCTTCCGATGCGAACGCCCAGTACGAGAAGCGAGTTTGACTCGGGCGCTTACCAAATGTTTCCGTTGCCACATTTGAGGTCTACGAAGTTTGTTCGGTATACCGACCAAGGCCTCGGCGTGATGGACGTTTGGGAAAACCAATCGGTTGCTTAG
- the LOC5502825 gene encoding melatonin receptor type 1A, with product MEANIQYLEKRLATRSTALSVVETVLFAVMIIGTVLGNCMVCRAVFRNPRLRTVTNYSVLLLAFSDLAMGILVMPLLLIVSLTGGMPFPNTVCQMEGYVATSLVYTSVLTVTFMAVNRYFKIVKTSQYRVIFTRKKTLCMLIVIVVVAWSGPMNTLAQGQTFEYHPGKMLCMYSYRQMSKLQFILLVIFYFSIPYCVTIYCYMSIFRSVRQHNAVLNQGADSHLHIAVNRKEVSVAKTLFAIFMVFTLGLMQLAVIDCLEVFWGEYSRYRQTYVMYTVMCAMASAINPVIYGLMNKTFRREYKRTIYCGILANRVIRIRAP from the coding sequence ATGGAAGCCAACATTCAGTACTTAGAGAAACGGTTGGCAACGCGCTCTACAGCTCTTTCCGTAGTTGAAACGGTTCTATTCGCTGTTATGATAATTGGGACTGTGCTTGGCAATTGTATGGTTTGTCGAGCCGTATTTAGGAATCCAAGGCTTCGTACAGTGACCAACTATAGCGTGCTTCTTTTGGCGTTTTCCGATCTCGCAATGGGTATCCTGGTCATGCCTTTGCTGTTGATCGTTTCCCTGACAGGGGGAATGCCCTTCCCCAACACGGTCTGTCAGATGGAAGGGTACGTGGCGACAAGCCTTGTATATACCTCAGTCCTTACCGTTACTTTTATGGCGGTTAATcgatatttcaaaattgtaaagaCAAGTCAATATCGTGTGATATTCACCCGTAAGAAAACGCTTTGTATGCTGATAGTTATCGTTGTCGTCGCATGGTCGGGTCCCATGAATACGCTAGCACAAGGTCAGACCTTTGAGTACCATCCGGGTAAAATGTTGTGCATGTACAGCTACCGCCAGATGAGCAAGCTCCAATTCATTTTGTTGGTTATTTTCTACTTCTCCATACCGTACTGCGTGACGATCTATTGCTACATGTCCATATTCCGCTCGGTTCGTCAGCACAATGCTGTTTTGAATCAAGGAGCGGATTCCCACCTTCACATCGCAGTCAACCGCAAAGAGGTAAGCGTTGCAAAGACTCTCTTTGCCATATTCATGGTGTTCACGCTCGGTCTGATGCAACTGGCAGTGATAGACTGTCTAGAGGTGTTCTGGGGAGAGTACTCAAGGTATAGGCAGACATACGTAATGTATACTGTCATGTGCGCTATGGCAAGCGCAATTAACCCTGTGATATATGGCCTAATGAACAAGACATTCCGGCGAGAGTATAAAAGGACAATTTACTGCGGAATACTGGCTAATAGAGTGATTAGAATCCGAGCGCCTTAG